The Lepus europaeus isolate LE1 chromosome 21, mLepTim1.pri, whole genome shotgun sequence genome has a window encoding:
- the LOC133750481 gene encoding vomeronasal type-1 receptor 90-like produces MSAYIAVYKCILYQAGIGISANIFLFLSHILSILLNHRPKPTDLTTCHLALAHIALLTTMLFLHSPDLFESLNVGNDFKCKALFYVNRVMKGLSICTTCLMSIIQAITISPGTSRLAQFKYKCTHFIFYLFFFIWLVCLSFSTTTIFHTVASSNVTQTNLMAITKYCSFSPIMPGIMGLMFTLTTSRDVFLVGVMLLSSVYMVILLLRHQRRSQHLHSTSLSPRSSPEKRATQTILLLVTFFVVMYWVDFIISSSSLILWTYDSVIVGVQSILVHVYATVSPLVLLTSDKRIFIVLHNMSWKRF; encoded by the coding sequence ATGTCTGCTTACATTGCTGTTTATAAATGCATTCTTTATCAAGCTGGTATTGGAATCTCAGCCaacatcttcctcttcctctctcatatCCTCTCAATCCTTCTGAATCACCGGCCTAAGCCCACTGACCTGACCACCTGTCATCTGGCCTTAGCCCACATTGCTTTGCTTACTACTATGCTGTTTTTGCACTCTCCAGACCTATTTGAGTCATTGAATGTAGGGAATGACTTCAAGTGTAAGGCTTTGTTCTACGTAAACAGAGTGATGAAGGGCCTCTCCATCTGCACCACCTGCCTCATGAGCATCATCCAGGCCATCACCATCAGTCCTGGCACCTCCCGGTTGGCACAGTTTAAATATAAATGCACACATTTCATCTTctacttatttttcttcatatggTTAGTCTGTTTGTCTTTCAGCACTACCACAATCTTCCACACTGTGGCATCTTCCAATGTGACTCAGACCAATCTGATGGCTATCACTAAATACTGCTCATTTTCCCCCATAATGCCTGGCATCATGGGATTGATGTTCACCCTGACAACATCCAGGGACGTCTTCCTTGTGGGAGTCATGCTGCTCTCAAGTGTGTACATGGTGATCCTCTTACTTAGGCATCAGAGGAGGTCCCAGCAccttcacagcaccagcctctccccaAGATCCTCCCCAGAGAAAAGGGCCACCCAGACCATCCTGCTGCTGGTGACTTTCTTTGTGGTCATGTACTGGGTGGACTTCATCATCTCATCCTCCTCCCTGATACTGTGGACTTACGACTCAGTTATCGTGGGTGTCCAGAGTATTCTGGTCCATGTCTATGCCACTGTCAGTCCATTGGTGCTTCTCACTTCTGATAAGAGGATATTCATTGTTTTGCACAATATGTCCTGGAAAAGGTTTTGA